A single window of Mycolicibacterium aurum DNA harbors:
- the pheS gene encoding phenylalanine--tRNA ligase subunit alpha, whose translation MADQPVDLTDEALAEAVSAARRAFDRAATLDELATAKTEHLGDRSPIALARQALGSLPKVERADAGKRVNVVRTQAQGHYDERLAILRAERDAAVLVAERIDVTLPSTRQPVGARHPITILAEHVADTFIAMGWELAEGPEVETEQFNFDALNFPPDHPARSEQDTFHVAPDGSRQVLRTHTSPVQIRALLERDLPVYIISIGRTFRTDELDATHTPVFHQVEGLAVDKNLTMANLRGTLDAFARAEFGPQGRTRFRPHFFPFTEPSAEVDIWFPNKKGGPGWVEWGGCGMVNPNVLRACGIDPEVYSGFAFGMGLERTLQFRNGIPDMRDMVEGDVRFSLPFGVGA comes from the coding sequence GTGGCTGATCAGCCAGTGGACCTGACAGACGAAGCGCTGGCCGAAGCGGTCAGCGCAGCCCGGCGTGCCTTCGATCGGGCCGCAACCCTCGACGAGCTCGCCACGGCCAAGACCGAGCACCTCGGTGACCGTTCGCCGATCGCGCTCGCGCGGCAGGCGCTCGGGTCGTTGCCCAAGGTGGAGCGCGCCGACGCAGGTAAGCGGGTCAACGTCGTGCGCACGCAGGCGCAGGGCCATTACGACGAGCGACTGGCCATCCTTCGCGCCGAGCGCGACGCGGCGGTGCTGGTGGCCGAGCGCATCGACGTCACGCTGCCCTCCACGCGCCAGCCTGTCGGAGCCCGCCATCCGATCACGATCCTGGCCGAGCACGTCGCCGACACCTTCATCGCGATGGGCTGGGAATTGGCCGAAGGCCCCGAGGTCGAGACCGAGCAGTTCAACTTCGACGCGCTGAACTTCCCGCCCGACCACCCGGCCCGCAGCGAGCAGGACACGTTCCACGTCGCTCCCGACGGGTCGCGCCAGGTCCTGCGCACCCATACCTCGCCGGTCCAGATCCGGGCGCTGCTCGAACGTGACCTGCCGGTGTACATCATCTCGATCGGGCGCACCTTCCGCACCGACGAACTCGACGCCACGCACACACCGGTCTTCCATCAGGTCGAGGGTCTCGCCGTGGACAAGAACCTGACGATGGCGAATCTGCGGGGCACACTCGACGCGTTCGCCCGCGCCGAATTCGGCCCCCAGGGACGGACCCGGTTCCGCCCGCACTTCTTCCCGTTCACCGAGCCGTCGGCCGAGGTCGACATCTGGTTCCCCAACAAGAAGGGCGGGCCCGGCTGGGTGGAATGGGGCGGCTGCGGAATGGTCAATCCGAATGTGCTGCGCGCGTGCGGCATCGATCCCGAGGTGTACTCGGGCTTCGCATTCGGCATGGGCCTGGAACGGACACTGCAATTCCGCAACGGCATCCCTGACATGCGGGACATGGTGGAGGGCGATGTGCGCTTCTCGCTGCCGTTCGGGGTGGGAGCCTGA
- a CDS encoding FMN-binding glutamate synthase family protein codes for MIRPLLVGALWMLAAAALAAAFTHRPAWVVAAVVLAGLALLGTWDLVQKRHTILRVYPILGHVRFLMELIRPEIRQYFIESNTEATPFDRETRDMVYERAKGTKGDEPFGTERDVNALGYEFLRHSLRARFADELDPRVRLGGPDCLKPYDIAVLNVSAMSFGALSANAIEALNAGAYRGGFAHDTGEGGISPYHLRGGGDLIWEIGSGYFGCRDADGRFDPVAFADKALLPTVKAVSVKLSQGAKPGLGGVLPGAKVSPEIAATRGVPVGRTVVSPPAHSAFSTPVEFAQFIGRLRELSGGKPVGFKLCVGARTEFLSICKGFLETGISADFVIVDGGEGGTGAAPQEFEDHIGMPLTEGLMLVHNSLVGTGLRDRIKVGASGKVASGVDIVSRICQGADFTMSARAMMFAVGCIQALKCNTNHCPTGVATQDPVRAKALDVADKTVRVYNFQRATVASAAQIVASMGLAGFHELSPAMLNRRIEGQRTQTYAEIYDWLMPGELLQDPPDSWLSDWIEASAEEFR; via the coding sequence TTGATCCGGCCCCTGCTCGTCGGCGCACTGTGGATGCTGGCCGCGGCAGCCCTGGCCGCGGCGTTCACGCATCGCCCGGCATGGGTGGTGGCCGCCGTGGTGCTGGCGGGGTTGGCGCTGCTGGGCACGTGGGACCTGGTTCAGAAGCGGCACACGATCCTGCGGGTCTATCCGATCCTGGGGCACGTCCGGTTCCTGATGGAGCTGATCCGGCCCGAGATACGGCAGTACTTCATCGAGTCCAACACCGAGGCCACGCCGTTCGACCGCGAGACCCGCGACATGGTCTACGAGCGCGCCAAGGGCACCAAGGGCGACGAACCGTTCGGGACCGAGCGCGACGTCAACGCGCTCGGGTACGAGTTCCTGCGGCACTCGCTGCGCGCGCGCTTCGCCGACGAGCTCGACCCGCGGGTCCGGCTGGGGGGCCCGGACTGCCTCAAGCCCTACGACATCGCCGTGCTCAACGTGTCGGCCATGAGCTTCGGGGCGCTGTCGGCGAACGCGATCGAAGCGCTCAACGCGGGGGCGTATCGCGGGGGGTTCGCGCACGACACGGGCGAGGGCGGCATCAGCCCGTACCACTTGCGCGGCGGCGGCGATCTGATCTGGGAGATCGGTTCGGGCTACTTCGGCTGCCGGGACGCCGACGGGCGGTTCGATCCGGTTGCGTTCGCGGACAAGGCGTTACTACCCACGGTCAAGGCCGTGTCGGTGAAGTTGTCCCAGGGCGCCAAGCCCGGCCTCGGTGGGGTCCTGCCCGGCGCCAAGGTCAGTCCGGAGATCGCAGCGACACGCGGGGTGCCGGTGGGCCGCACGGTGGTGTCACCACCTGCGCACAGCGCGTTCTCCACCCCGGTCGAGTTCGCGCAGTTCATCGGCCGGCTGCGCGAGCTGTCCGGCGGCAAGCCGGTCGGGTTCAAGCTGTGTGTCGGTGCCCGCACGGAGTTCCTGTCGATATGCAAGGGGTTCCTGGAGACGGGTATCTCCGCGGACTTCGTCATCGTCGACGGCGGGGAGGGTGGAACCGGTGCCGCACCGCAGGAATTCGAGGACCACATCGGGATGCCACTGACCGAGGGACTGATGCTCGTCCACAACAGCCTGGTCGGCACGGGGCTGCGAGACCGGATCAAGGTGGGCGCCTCGGGCAAGGTGGCCAGTGGCGTCGACATCGTCAGCCGGATCTGCCAGGGCGCGGACTTCACGATGTCCGCACGGGCGATGATGTTCGCGGTCGGTTGCATCCAGGCGCTGAAGTGCAACACCAACCACTGCCCGACGGGGGTGGCGACCCAGGACCCGGTCCGGGCGAAGGCACTCGACGTGGCGGACAAGACCGTGCGGGTGTACAACTTCCAGCGCGCGACGGTGGCCAGCGCCGCCCAGATCGTCGCGTCGATGGGCCTGGCCGGATTCCACGAACTGTCTCCCGCGATGCTGAATCGCCGCATCGAGGGACAGCGGACGCAAACCTACGCCGAGATCTACGACTGGCTGATGCCGGGCGAACTTCTCCAGGACCCGCCAGACTCATGGCTGTCCGACTGGATCGAGGCGTCCGCCGAGGAGTTTCGATGA
- a CDS encoding bestrophin family protein: MIRSVGRTGPFKVAARVSWALRFTLLAIVAVAAVMVPIPDQIQDENATAVLSVLGIGATIFIGFRNTTAYNRWWEARTLWGAVIINCRALDNALASVDDGSDTMATVLDRMRRRQVRHAWRLAAELRGVEPPAGVSDLTPEDPADADATMLLTQQARDVRALSDADRLDPQGLVMLMSLNTALVTAQSGLERIRNQPIPVHYDLFIRLLAWFFGIMVFNRLDATSHHLWSIAIGLLVMSVFIIAERLGHFIEVPMNNTVFDLPMFRFCTTITGNLLGNGHPLARAREDARATVWM, translated from the coding sequence ATGATCCGTTCCGTTGGGCGTACGGGGCCGTTCAAGGTCGCGGCGCGGGTGTCGTGGGCACTGCGCTTCACCCTGCTCGCGATCGTGGCGGTGGCCGCGGTGATGGTGCCGATCCCCGACCAGATTCAGGATGAGAACGCCACGGCCGTACTGTCCGTCCTCGGCATCGGCGCCACGATCTTCATCGGTTTCCGCAACACCACCGCGTACAACCGCTGGTGGGAAGCGCGCACGCTGTGGGGCGCCGTCATCATCAACTGCCGCGCCCTGGACAACGCGTTGGCCAGTGTCGACGACGGGTCCGACACCATGGCCACCGTGCTGGACCGGATGCGTCGCCGCCAGGTGCGGCACGCCTGGCGCCTGGCCGCCGAGCTACGCGGCGTCGAGCCGCCGGCCGGCGTCAGCGACCTCACCCCCGAAGACCCTGCCGACGCCGACGCCACCATGCTGCTGACCCAGCAGGCGCGTGACGTGCGGGCACTGTCGGACGCGGACCGACTGGATCCCCAGGGCCTGGTGATGCTGATGTCGTTGAACACCGCTCTGGTCACCGCGCAGAGCGGCCTGGAACGGATTCGCAACCAACCCATTCCGGTCCACTACGACCTCTTCATTCGGCTGCTCGCCTGGTTCTTCGGAATCATGGTGTTCAACCGGCTCGACGCCACCAGCCATCACCTGTGGAGCATCGCCATCGGCCTGCTGGTGATGAGCGTGTTCATCATCGCCGAACGGCTCGGGCACTTCATCGAGGTGCCCATGAACAACACCGTCTTCGATCTGCCGATGTTCCGCTTCTGCACCACCATCACCGGCAACCTTCTCGGCAACGGTCATCCGCTGGCCCGAGCCCGGGAAGACGCACGCGCCACCGTCTGGATGTAG
- a CDS encoding adenylate/guanylate cyclase domain-containing protein: protein MDDDPPGARAGDQSASSTWWLSNVNHNAGLISLLRRARRALPGDPEFGDPLSVSGVGGPSAAARAADRLLERDAATRELSLGALQVWQALTERVSGRPANAEVTIVFTDLVGFSAWSLNAGDDATLRLLRRVAQVVEPPLLESGGHIVKRMGDGLMAVFAEPHTAVRAAIAAREAVKSLEVDGYTPRMRVGVHTGRPQRIGSDWLGIDVNVAARVMERATRGELVVSQATLERIPEDEFETLGVTAKRLRRQVFAPKQEGVPADFVMYRLRMRRQVPNGDAEDQALTGG, encoded by the coding sequence GTGGACGACGACCCGCCGGGTGCACGCGCAGGCGACCAGTCCGCAAGCTCCACCTGGTGGTTGAGCAACGTCAACCACAACGCCGGCTTGATCTCCCTGCTCCGCCGCGCCCGCCGCGCGCTGCCCGGTGACCCGGAATTCGGCGATCCACTGTCGGTGAGCGGCGTCGGTGGACCGTCCGCGGCCGCCCGTGCCGCCGACCGGCTGCTCGAACGTGACGCCGCGACCCGCGAGCTCAGCCTCGGGGCCTTGCAGGTGTGGCAGGCGCTGACCGAGCGCGTCTCCGGCCGGCCGGCCAACGCCGAGGTCACCATCGTCTTCACCGACCTCGTCGGATTCTCGGCCTGGTCACTCAACGCCGGAGACGACGCGACGCTGCGACTGCTGCGCCGCGTCGCCCAGGTGGTGGAGCCACCGCTGCTGGAGTCGGGCGGGCACATCGTCAAGCGGATGGGCGACGGGCTGATGGCGGTGTTCGCCGAGCCTCACACCGCGGTCCGCGCCGCGATCGCTGCCAGGGAGGCCGTCAAATCCCTTGAGGTGGACGGTTATACGCCGCGTATGCGGGTCGGTGTCCACACCGGCAGGCCGCAGCGGATCGGTTCCGACTGGCTCGGTATCGACGTCAACGTCGCCGCGAGGGTGATGGAGCGTGCCACCCGCGGGGAACTGGTGGTCTCGCAGGCCACCCTCGAGCGGATACCGGAGGACGAGTTCGAGACCCTCGGGGTGACGGCGAAGAGGCTCCGGCGCCAGGTGTTCGCGCCCAAGCAGGAAGGCGTGCCCGCCGACTTCGTGATGTATCGGCTGAGGATGCGCAGACAGGTACCGAATGGCGACGCCGAGGACCAGGCGCTGACGGGCGGATAG
- a CDS encoding oxygenase MpaB family protein, with amino-acid sequence METAPTDNPLGPDSLTWKYFGDVRTGMLGVWIGAIQNMFPQLGAGVEDHSVLLREPLQRVARSVYPIMGVVYDGDRAAQTGAQIRGYHKTIKGVDADGRRYHALNPETFYWAHATFFMLIIKTAEYFCGGLTEAEKEQLFDEHVQWYRMYGMSMQPVPESWTAFGEYWDRKCRDELEINKATLDIFSMRIPKPWFVLMPTPVWDQLFKPMVGAQRWIAAGLFDPVVRERAGMRWTPGDEVVLRLFGKLVELAFVAVPDEIRLHPRAVAAYRRAEGKIPADAPLVEAPAFMAPPRDRRAMPMHYQPPHRSLLDRVGSLVHTTFSLAGARRPAGPSKAA; translated from the coding sequence ATGGAAACGGCCCCGACGGACAATCCCCTCGGCCCGGATTCACTGACCTGGAAGTACTTCGGTGATGTCCGAACCGGCATGCTCGGCGTCTGGATCGGCGCGATCCAGAACATGTTTCCGCAACTCGGCGCCGGGGTCGAAGACCATTCGGTGTTGTTGCGTGAACCACTGCAGCGCGTGGCACGTTCGGTGTATCCCATCATGGGCGTCGTCTACGACGGTGACCGCGCCGCGCAGACCGGAGCGCAGATTCGCGGTTACCACAAGACGATCAAAGGGGTCGACGCCGACGGCAGGCGCTACCACGCGCTCAATCCGGAGACGTTCTACTGGGCGCACGCCACGTTCTTCATGCTGATCATCAAGACAGCCGAGTACTTCTGCGGCGGTCTGACCGAGGCCGAGAAAGAGCAACTGTTCGACGAGCACGTCCAGTGGTACCGGATGTACGGCATGAGCATGCAGCCGGTCCCCGAGTCGTGGACGGCATTCGGCGAGTACTGGGACCGCAAGTGCCGCGACGAACTCGAGATCAACAAGGCGACGCTGGACATCTTCTCTATGCGCATCCCGAAACCGTGGTTCGTGCTGATGCCGACACCGGTGTGGGATCAGCTCTTCAAACCGATGGTCGGGGCCCAACGGTGGATCGCCGCAGGGCTTTTCGATCCGGTTGTGCGCGAGCGGGCCGGCATGCGGTGGACCCCCGGCGACGAGGTGGTGCTGCGGCTGTTCGGCAAACTGGTCGAGTTGGCGTTCGTCGCGGTCCCCGACGAGATCCGGCTGCACCCGCGGGCCGTGGCGGCCTACCGTCGCGCCGAAGGCAAGATCCCGGCCGACGCCCCACTGGTCGAGGCGCCGGCATTCATGGCGCCGCCGCGGGACCGCCGCGCGATGCCGATGCACTACCAGCCGCCGCACAGGTCGCTGCTCGACCGGGTGGGGTCGCTGGTGCACACCACGTTCTCTCTGGCGGGGGCGCGTCGACCGGCCGGTCCGAGTAAGGCAGCCTGA
- a CDS encoding acyl-CoA dehydrogenase family protein — MLEWSDVDIAVRDAVREFVDKEVRPHVDALESGEMEPYPVIRKLFATFGIADMARDSLNKRLARLRDGTEAKSSGGGMFGGDGGSAGMGFVVISELCRVSMGVVTGMGVSLGLTVPTIMGRGTLAQQERWLPDLVTYDKVGAWAITEPDSGSDAFGGMKSYVVRDGDDYILNGQKTFITNGPDADVVVVYAKLDEGDASVSKRDRKVLTFVLDRGMDGFVQSKPFRKMGIHSSRTGELFFSDVRLGRDRLLGETEGDSADGKDQGRDSARSNFSAERIGVAAMALGVIEECLRLCVDYAKSRTLWGKEIGQFQLIQLKLASMEVARMNVRNMLFRVIEAAQTGTPISLAEASAIKWYCSQAATDVAMEAVQVFGGNGYMTEYRVEQLARDAKSLMIYAGSNEVQITHVARGLLSD; from the coding sequence ATGCTCGAATGGTCTGACGTCGATATCGCCGTGCGCGACGCCGTGCGGGAGTTCGTCGACAAAGAAGTCCGCCCGCACGTCGACGCGCTCGAAAGCGGCGAGATGGAGCCCTATCCCGTCATCCGCAAGCTCTTCGCCACGTTCGGCATCGCCGACATGGCGCGCGACTCCTTGAACAAGCGTTTGGCCCGGTTGCGCGACGGCACCGAAGCGAAGTCCTCCGGCGGCGGCATGTTCGGCGGCGACGGCGGTTCCGCGGGCATGGGTTTCGTCGTCATCAGCGAACTGTGCCGGGTATCGATGGGTGTCGTCACCGGGATGGGCGTCAGCCTGGGACTCACGGTGCCGACCATCATGGGCCGGGGCACGCTGGCCCAGCAGGAGCGCTGGCTACCGGACCTCGTGACCTACGACAAGGTGGGCGCCTGGGCGATCACCGAACCCGACTCCGGGTCAGACGCATTCGGCGGCATGAAGTCCTATGTGGTCCGCGATGGCGACGACTACATCCTCAACGGCCAGAAGACCTTCATCACCAACGGTCCGGATGCCGACGTCGTGGTCGTGTACGCGAAGCTGGACGAGGGCGACGCCAGCGTGAGCAAGCGGGATCGCAAGGTGCTGACGTTCGTGCTCGACCGCGGCATGGACGGTTTCGTCCAGTCGAAGCCGTTCCGCAAGATGGGCATTCATTCGTCCCGCACCGGCGAGCTGTTCTTCAGTGACGTCCGGCTGGGCCGCGACCGGCTGCTCGGCGAGACCGAAGGTGACAGCGCCGACGGCAAGGACCAGGGCCGCGACAGCGCCAGGTCCAACTTCTCGGCCGAGCGCATCGGCGTCGCCGCGATGGCCCTCGGCGTCATCGAGGAATGCCTGCGCCTGTGCGTCGACTATGCGAAGTCCCGCACGCTGTGGGGCAAGGAGATCGGCCAGTTCCAGCTGATCCAGCTCAAACTCGCGTCCATGGAGGTCGCGCGAATGAATGTGCGCAACATGCTGTTTCGCGTGATCGAAGCTGCCCAGACCGGCACCCCGATCTCACTTGCGGAAGCGTCGGCGATCAAGTGGTACTGCTCGCAGGCCGCCACCGACGTCGCGATGGAGGCGGTGCAGGTGTTCGGCGGCAACGGCTACATGACGGAGTACCGGGTGGAGCAGCTCGCCCGGGACGCCAAGTCGCTGATGATCTACGCGGGCAGCAACGAAGTGCAGATCACGCACGTGGCCAGGGGCCTGCTCAGCGACTAG
- a CDS encoding SDR family NAD(P)-dependent oxidoreductase — MKFNNVTALVTGASGGIGEEFAVQLAQRGANLILVARRADKLTALRETLLARHPGIVVDVLAADLAVPGSGAELQSGIRELGRTVDVLVNNAGVGLHGKFVTQEPEGNAAQIQLNCGTLVDLTARFLPGMVERSTGVVINVASTAAFQPTPGMAVYGATKAFVLSYSEALWQECRGTGVTILALCPGATETEFFERTGEKFLTDGRQTSKQVVDTAFGALGNSSPTVVSGLRNSLLAAGYRFTPRKVMLAVSERILKSDD; from the coding sequence GTGAAATTCAACAACGTCACTGCCTTGGTCACCGGAGCCAGCGGCGGCATCGGTGAAGAGTTCGCAGTCCAGCTCGCGCAACGAGGTGCCAACCTCATCCTGGTCGCGCGCCGCGCCGACAAGTTGACGGCGCTGCGGGAGACTCTGCTGGCCCGGCACCCCGGAATCGTGGTGGACGTCCTGGCCGCCGACCTCGCCGTGCCGGGTTCCGGTGCGGAACTGCAGTCCGGTATCCGCGAACTCGGACGCACCGTCGACGTGTTGGTCAACAACGCCGGCGTCGGCCTGCACGGCAAGTTCGTCACCCAGGAGCCCGAGGGCAACGCCGCGCAGATCCAGTTGAACTGCGGCACGCTGGTCGACCTGACCGCCCGTTTCCTGCCGGGCATGGTCGAGCGGAGTACCGGCGTCGTGATCAACGTCGCGTCCACCGCAGCGTTCCAGCCCACCCCGGGCATGGCGGTCTACGGGGCCACGAAGGCTTTCGTGCTGTCGTACTCCGAGGCGCTCTGGCAGGAGTGTCGCGGCACCGGAGTGACCATCCTGGCGCTGTGTCCCGGCGCCACCGAAACCGAGTTCTTCGAGCGGACCGGCGAGAAGTTCCTCACCGACGGGCGGCAGACCTCCAAGCAGGTTGTGGACACGGCCTTCGGCGCGCTCGGCAACTCGTCACCGACGGTGGTCTCCGGGTTGCGCAACAGCCTGCTGGCCGCCGGCTACCGGTTCACCCCGCGGAAGGTCATGCTCGCGGTATCCGAGCGGATCTTGAAGTCCGACGACTGA
- a CDS encoding SRPBCC family protein translates to MTADRIEKHARLNAPIERVWDALGDSQKFGTWFGMSVDGPFVEGQTISGQITETQVDPEIAEKQRPYVGAPVTLWVVAVEPLRRLAFRWNPLPGTEFAELTTLVEFTLAEDGGGTLLTIVESGFEALPHDHRDASRRGNSEGWALQLQLIGTYVALESAR, encoded by the coding sequence ATGACCGCCGACCGGATCGAGAAGCATGCTCGCCTGAACGCCCCCATCGAGCGGGTGTGGGACGCCCTCGGCGATAGTCAGAAATTCGGCACGTGGTTCGGCATGTCCGTGGACGGCCCGTTCGTCGAGGGCCAGACTATCTCGGGCCAGATCACCGAAACGCAGGTGGACCCGGAGATCGCCGAGAAGCAACGGCCCTACGTCGGGGCACCGGTCACGCTGTGGGTCGTCGCCGTCGAGCCGCTACGCCGCCTGGCTTTCCGGTGGAACCCGTTGCCCGGCACAGAATTCGCTGAACTGACCACGCTCGTGGAGTTCACCCTGGCCGAGGACGGGGGCGGGACTCTGCTGACCATCGTCGAGTCCGGCTTCGAGGCGCTCCCCCACGACCATCGTGACGCCTCCCGCCGGGGCAACAGCGAAGGCTGGGCGCTGCAATTGCAGTTGATCGGCACCTACGTCGCCCTCGAATCGGCGCGATGA
- a CDS encoding ArsR/SmtB family transcription factor, translating into MSTAAATASVFGALGDPHRLDMVIGLCESGPRSTLQVAQAIPLSRQAATKHLQILEAVGVVRSSKQGRERIWTVEPQPLAAAGDYLGALSRRWDGAIDRLTAFVEDQTPSRDHRSDGPRGGT; encoded by the coding sequence ATGAGCACTGCAGCGGCGACCGCGTCGGTGTTCGGGGCCCTGGGAGATCCCCATCGCCTCGACATGGTCATCGGGCTGTGCGAATCCGGCCCTCGGTCGACATTGCAGGTGGCGCAAGCGATTCCGCTGTCTCGACAGGCCGCCACCAAGCATCTCCAGATCCTGGAGGCGGTCGGCGTGGTCCGCAGTTCGAAACAGGGACGCGAACGGATCTGGACAGTCGAGCCGCAGCCGCTCGCCGCGGCCGGCGACTATCTGGGCGCACTGTCCCGTCGATGGGATGGGGCCATCGATCGATTGACGGCATTCGTCGAGGATCAGACCCCGTCCCGGGATCACCGCTCGGACGGGCCCCGCGGTGGCACCTAG
- a CDS encoding TrmH family RNA methyltransferase, producing MAAAVKLHRHTGRRRAARFLAEGPNLVEAALRRGLVSEVFATAEAAHRFAGLLSGVTVDLVTDKAAKVLSDTVTPVGLVAVCSMPDVALDEVLAGDPRLVAVPVGISEPGNAGTLIRVADAMGADAVVLAGDSVDPYNGKCLRASAGSIFSVPVISDPDAAGVLARLRDAGLQVLATVLDGDVSLDDADLSTPTAWLFGPEAHGLPPEVVALATTGVRIPMPGGAESLNVASAAAICLYQSARAFRLR from the coding sequence GTGGCGGCGGCAGTCAAGCTGCACCGCCACACCGGGCGCCGCCGCGCCGCACGCTTCCTCGCCGAAGGTCCCAACCTGGTCGAGGCGGCGTTGCGGCGCGGACTCGTCTCCGAGGTCTTCGCGACAGCCGAAGCCGCGCACCGGTTCGCCGGTCTGCTGAGCGGCGTCACCGTCGACCTGGTCACTGACAAGGCCGCCAAAGTCTTGTCGGACACCGTGACTCCGGTGGGCCTCGTCGCCGTGTGCTCCATGCCCGACGTTGCCCTCGACGAGGTACTCGCCGGTGACCCGAGGTTGGTTGCCGTCCCGGTCGGCATCTCCGAACCGGGCAACGCCGGCACCCTGATCCGAGTGGCCGACGCGATGGGCGCCGATGCCGTCGTACTCGCCGGTGACAGCGTCGATCCCTACAACGGCAAGTGCCTGCGCGCCTCGGCGGGCAGCATCTTCTCCGTCCCGGTGATCAGCGACCCCGACGCCGCGGGTGTCCTCGCCCGCCTGAGGGACGCGGGCCTGCAGGTGCTGGCCACGGTGCTCGACGGCGACGTCAGCCTGGACGACGCGGACCTGTCGACCCCCACCGCATGGCTGTTCGGGCCGGAGGCGCACGGCCTACCGCCCGAGGTCGTCGCGCTGGCGACCACCGGCGTCCGAATTCCGATGCCCGGCGGCGCCGAAAGTCTGAACGTCGCGTCCGCGGCGGCGATCTGCCTCTACCAGAGTGCACGCGCCTTTCGGCTGCGCTGA
- the rplT gene encoding 50S ribosomal protein L20, producing MARVKRALNAQKKRRTVLKASKGYRGQRSRLYRKAKEQQLHSLTYAYRDRKARKGDFRKLWITRINAAARANGVTYNRLIQGLKAAGVEVDRKNLAEIAVSDAAAFTALVEVAKAALPEDVNAPSGEAA from the coding sequence ATGGCACGCGTGAAGCGCGCACTCAACGCGCAGAAGAAGCGGCGCACCGTACTGAAGGCTTCCAAGGGATACCGCGGCCAGCGGTCCCGGCTGTACCGCAAGGCAAAAGAGCAGCAGCTGCACTCGCTGACCTACGCCTACCGTGACCGCAAGGCGCGCAAGGGCGACTTCCGCAAGCTGTGGATCACCCGCATCAATGCGGCCGCCCGCGCCAACGGCGTCACCTACAACCGGTTGATCCAGGGCCTCAAGGCCGCCGGTGTCGAGGTCGATCGCAAGAACCTCGCCGAGATCGCGGTCAGCGACGCCGCCGCCTTCACCGCTCTGGTCGAGGTCGCCAAGGCCGCTCTGCCCGAGGATGTCAACGCACCGTCCGGCGAGGCTGCTTAA
- the rpmI gene encoding 50S ribosomal protein L35, with protein sequence MPKAKTHSGASKRFRRTGTGKIVRQKAGRRHLLEHKASKRTRRLDGRTVVAPNDAKRIAKMLNG encoded by the coding sequence ATGCCCAAGGCGAAGACCCACAGCGGCGCTTCGAAGCGGTTCCGTCGCACCGGAACCGGCAAGATCGTCCGTCAGAAGGCCGGCCGTCGCCACCTGCTCGAGCACAAGGCGAGCAAGCGCACCCGACGTCTCGACGGCCGCACTGTGGTGGCCCCGAACGACGCCAAGCGCATCGCCAAGATGCTGAACGGCTAG
- the infC gene encoding translation initiation factor IF-3, with the protein MSTAGTIPGGPISTETRVNERIRVPEVRLIGPGGEQVGIVRIEDALRVAADADLDLVEVAPDAKPPVCKIMDYGKFKYETAQKARESRKNQQQTVVKEQKLRPKIDPHDYETKKGHVIRFLEAGSKVKVTIMFRGREQSRPELGFRLLQRLGADVADYGFVETSAKQDGRNMTMVLAPHRGAKTRAKAAHDADVPAAQRASAAAAEAPTDTPQN; encoded by the coding sequence CTGAGCACAGCAGGAACTATCCCGGGAGGCCCCATCAGCACTGAGACCCGCGTCAACGAGCGCATCCGCGTACCTGAAGTTCGCCTGATCGGTCCGGGCGGTGAACAGGTAGGCATCGTGCGCATCGAAGATGCACTCCGCGTCGCCGCGGATGCCGACCTGGACCTCGTCGAAGTAGCCCCGGACGCCAAGCCGCCCGTGTGCAAGATCATGGACTACGGCAAGTTCAAGTACGAGACGGCACAGAAGGCGCGCGAGTCTCGCAAGAACCAGCAGCAGACCGTCGTCAAAGAACAGAAGCTGCGTCCCAAGATCGACCCGCACGATTACGAGACCAAAAAGGGTCACGTCATCCGCTTCCTCGAAGCAGGGTCCAAGGTCAAGGTGACGATCATGTTCCGCGGACGCGAGCAGTCGCGGCCCGAACTCGGCTTCCGGCTCCTGCAGCGCCTGGGCGCTGACGTCGCCGATTACGGCTTCGTCGAGACGTCCGCCAAGCAGGACGGCCGCAACATGACGATGGTGCTGGCACCGCACCGCGGTGCGAAGACTCGCGCCAAGGCGGCGCACGATGCAGACGTCCCGGCGGCACAGCGCGCCAGCGCGGCGGCCGCCGAAGCCCCCACCGATACACCACAGAACTGA